From one Macaca nemestrina isolate mMacNem1 chromosome 3, mMacNem.hap1, whole genome shotgun sequence genomic stretch:
- the LOC105463514 gene encoding lecithin retinol acyltransferase translates to MKNPMLEVVSLLLEKLLLISNFTLFSSGATGEDKGRNSFYETSSFHRGDVLEVPRTHLTHYGIYLGDNRVAHMMPDILLALTDDMGRTQKVVSNKRLILGVIVRVASIRVDTVEDFAYGANILVNHLDESLQKKALLNEEVARRAEKLLGFTPYSLLWNNCEHFVTYCRYGTPISPQSDKFCETVKIIIRDQRSVLASAVLGLASIVCTGLVSYTTLPAIFIPFFLWMAG, encoded by the exons ATGAAGAACCCCATGCTGGAGGTGGTGTCTCTACTACTGGAGAAGCTGCTCCTTATCTCCAACTTCACGCTCTTCAGTTCGGGCGCCACGGGCGAAGACAAAGGGAGGAACAGTTTTTATGAAACCAGCTCCTTCCACCGAGGCGACGTGCTGGAGGTGCCCCGGACCCACCTGACCCACTATGGCATCTACCTAGGGGACAACCGTGTTGCCCACATGATGCCTGACATCCTGTTGGCTCTGACGGACGACATGGGGCGTACGCAGAAGGTGGTCTCCAATAAGCGTCTCATCCTGGGCGTCATTGTCAGAGTGGCCAGCATTCGCGTGGACACAGTGGAGGACTTCGCCTACGGAGCTAACATCCTGGTCAATCACCTGGACGAGTCCCTCCAGAAGAAGGCACTGCTCAACGAAGAGGTGGCGCGGAGGGCTGAGAAGCTGCTGGGCTTTACCCCCTACAGCCTGCTGTGGAACAACTGCGAGCACTTCGTGACCTACTGCAGATATGGCACCCCGATCAGTCCCCAGTCCGATAAG ttttgtgAGACTGTGAAGATAATTATTCGTGATCAGAGAAGTGTTCTTGCTTCAGCAGTCTTGGGATTGGCGTCTATAGTCTGTACGGGCTTGGTGTCATACACTACCCTTCCTGCAATTTTTATTCCATTCTTCCTATGGATGGCTGGCTAA